The genomic window ACAAAGCGGGCGAGCAAGTTTGGATCGCATTGGACGCGGCTTCGACCGAGTTCTACGACAAGTCATCCGGCAAGTACTCGTTGGACAACAACGAAATGTCGGGCGATGAAATGGTCGACTTCTTGGCCGGTTGGTGCGACAAGTACCCGATCTGCAGCATCGAAGACGGTTGCGACGAAGATGACTGGGACACCTGGAAGAAACTCACCACCAAGATCGGTGACAAGGTTCAATTGGTCGGTGACGATTTGTTCGTGACCAACGTCGAGCGTTTGCAACGCGGGATCGACGAAGGCATCGCCAACAGCATCCTGATCAAGGTCAACCAAATTGGAACCATGACCGAAACGATCGACGCGATTCAGCTCGCTCATCGCAACGGATACACCTCGATCAGCAGCCACCGCAGCGGTGAAACGGAAGACTCCACCATCGCTGACTTGGCCGTTGCCATGTCGACCGGTCAGATCAAGACGGGATCGGCCAGCCGCAGTGACCGGATGGCGAAGTACAACCAACTGCTTCGCATCGAAGAATTGCTCGGCGATGCGGCTCAGTACGGCGGACCCTTGTTCGCGAAACGAATCACCGGCTGATCGCCGAGTGATTGATTAGACGAAAACGAAAGCGGAGTCCTAAGTGGCTTCGCTTTTTTGTTGCGCGGTTGGTGATTCGATTAGACGCTGAGTTGGAGGCGTCCGTGCGGTCACTGATCGTCCGAGTTTCCCGTCATGACGATTGCTTCGTCGACGATCAGAGTCGGGATGCCGTCGCGAATTGGATACAGCCGATTGGCGGAGGAGTTGACCAGCCCGCCTTCGATGGGCGTCGTCACCCGCTCGTCCAAATGGTCGCGAGCCGACCCGGCGGCGATGGCTGCGTTGATCCGCTCAACCAGCTCGCCATCGGCCAAAGTGAGTTGTCCACCGTCTGCTGGGCAACGCAAGATAGGCAAAATATCCGGGGTGATCATGGCTGGCTTCTCGGGGTTTCAAAAGTTTGACTTCAACGGCGTCGAGCGCGTCTCCGAATTCTAACCTCGGCAAACTACTTTTCTTGGGGCGGCCCTGCCATGCCCGATCCCACCTGCAGACGAAGGATTGTCATGCGGAATTCCAATCGGACGGTTTCGTTGTTTGTTGGCTTGTTGACGGTGGGGGCATCTTTGTCCTCGGTCAACGCTCTGGTTGCTCAGGACGGCGGCGAATTGCACGCGGATCCGGCCACCGGAATCGTTTATCGCAAACAGATCCGCCAAGTCCAACGGCCCGTTAGCGAAGTCCAAATGACGACGCGTTCCCAGACGGTCTACACGCCGAAGACCGTGGTGGAGACGAAGCCGGTGACGCGAACGTCGTTCGTTCCGGTGACCACCATGACGTTGCAACCGCGTTTGGAAGGCCGTTGGAATCCGTTTCGTCAGCCGACATTGGCCTACCGTCACGTGCCTGAAACTCGCTGGGAGGCACGTTCAGAGGTGCTGCACCAAACCGAGACACGGGTGAAGTGGGAGCCGGAAACCAAGTTGGTGCAGGTGCCCGAGCACAAGACACGGATGCAGAACGACCAAATCGTCCAGTACGAGCCCGTTGGTCAGTTGGCTCCCAACGCTCCGACCACGTCGAACATCCGCCCCGAAATCGCGGCTCGTTTGCGTCCGGTCGACTCCAACGCATCGATCCAGCCCATCACCACCGGAGCCGACCCTGCCACCGCTTCCCTCGCGACACGAGAACGCCCCCGTTCCTCGCTGCAATCGGGCCTGCGAGCCACCACCCTCGCTCCCACGAACCCCTCCATCTACGGCCCACCAGCCACCGGCACCTCAGTCGCCGGATTGCCCGTCATCAGCGTCTGGCGGTGAGTGAATTCGTTAAGATTTGGCGAAGGTTAGAACGTTCAGTTTAGTCCTTCGTCGGACAGATGCTGCATAACTTAGCTGAGTAGCGCCCCAGCAGTCTGTGATGGGGATTAAGTAGGCATTGATTTGATTGGGGGCCGGTCGGTAAGCGAAGAGGGAGGGTGCGGGGACTGGGTTAAATATGAGCGATAGGGGTGATCGGCCTGTGAGGGTCGAGTAAGGTGCAGGGGACGTTACTTCTTGTCGCCCTCCAATTGGTTTCGGCTGACCATGAATCGATTCGTGACCGCAAGCTTGTTTGCTCTGACGTTCTTCGCCGCACGCGCGAACGGTGCACTAGTTATCCACGGTGTCCTGGATGGTGACCTACCCGGCGGTAATCCAAAGGCAATTCTTCTGTCTGCAACAGCGGATGTCGCGGATCTGTCCATTTACGGGGTGGGGGCGTCAACCAACGGTGGAGGGACTAACGGAGAAGAATTTTCACTTTCAGGAACTGCCACAGCAGGGGACATTCTCGTGGTTGCTGGGAATAGTGCTAGTCAACAGTTCTTCTCAAGTTACTTTTCAAATACGCTTTTTCAGAATGGCTCTGCGATCATCAACGGTGACGATGCTGTCGAATTGTTTGAGAATGGGATTGTGATTGATACCTACGGTGACCCCAATGTGGACGGTTCTGGGGAAACGTGGGAATACGAAGACGGTTTTGCTGTCCGAGTTATGGGGACCGCCGGTGCCTTTGATCAGGCCAATTACACTTCAACAGCCGGAGGTCTGGATGGATTTGACGAGCAGATGCACATTGATACGATCGGTAGCACCTTCGG from Rhodopirellula halodulae includes these protein-coding regions:
- a CDS encoding PEP-CTERM sorting domain-containing protein (PEP-CTERM proteins occur, often in large numbers, in the proteomes of bacteria that also encode an exosortase, a predicted intramembrane cysteine proteinase. The presence of a PEP-CTERM domain at a protein's C-terminus predicts cleavage within the sorting domain, followed by covalent anchoring to some some component of the (usually Gram-negative) cell surface. Many PEP-CTERM proteins exhibit an unusual sequence composition that includes large numbers of potential glycosylation sites. Expression of one such protein has been shown restore the ability of a bacterium to form floc, a type of biofilm.), with the protein product MTASLFALTFFAARANGALVIHGVLDGDLPGGNPKAILLSATADVADLSIYGVGASTNGGGTNGEEFSLSGTATAGDILVVAGNSASQQFFSSYFSNTLFQNGSAIINGDDAVELFENGIVIDTYGDPNVDGSGETWEYEDGFAVRVMGTAGAFDQANYTSTAGGLDGFDEQMHIDTIGSTFGLTAVAVPEPSSVACIGGLFIAAVLKRRREVRLAPNKMA
- a CDS encoding Trm112 family protein — encoded protein: MITPDILPILRCPADGGQLTLADGELVERINAAIAAGSARDHLDERVTTPIEGGLVNSSANRLYPIRDGIPTLIVDEAIVMTGNSDDQ